The Centroberyx gerrardi isolate f3 chromosome 19, fCenGer3.hap1.cur.20231027, whole genome shotgun sequence genome has a segment encoding these proteins:
- the LOC144542865 gene encoding uncharacterized protein LOC144542865, translated as MSEVQERALVKQRLTAAAEEIFGLLAEYEEEVSRSKEQNDRQRKLLDAVLNPEVRLHRAVIPPGVQQLLEGEQLRGGGFKEEADITEFPFTPVPVKSEADEEKPQSSEPLASSSTEQMKTEADGEDRGVSEPARNLDPGLDTLKSKTTQRIEGRQEGSFSVSCKFRLPSSCHSLKNQASVNQRLTAAVEEIFGLFERTIAEYEEEIDRQRRLLEDVLKPEIQINKAEPDADLRHFVEQTVEDHGGMDMEEEDQLNAELRQAQLIDEQQEDEEEEEEGEVEMDPVPQPGTTSLGPSTAGPVPAKKRKRFADSSPFPSYDEQDVQAPKPLPFTPRRPLGYRF; from the exons ATGTCAGAAGTCCAAGAGAGAGCGCTGGTGAAGCAGCGACTGACCGCGGCTGCTGAGGAGATATTTGGGCTGTTAGCAGAGTACGAGGAGGAAGTTTCTCGTTCAAAAGAGCAGAACGACCGACAACGGAAGCTGCTGGACGCTGTTTTAAATCCTGAAGTGCGGTTACACAGAGCAG tcATACCTCCAGGCGTCCAGCAGCTGTTG gagggagagcagcttcgAGGAGGAGGCTTCAAGGAGGAGGCCGATATCACAGAGTTCCCGTTCACTCCTGTCCCCGTGAAGAGTGAagctgatgaagagaaacctcagtcctcagagcctctagccagcagctcaactgaacagatgaaaacagaagctgatggagaggaccgtggagtatcagaaccagccaggaacttagatccTGGCTTAGATACGCTGAAATCAAAGACGACACAGAGAAttgaaggaaggcaggaaggaagttTTTCAGTCAGCTGCAAATTCAGGTTACCGAGTTCCTGTCATTCTCTGAAAAATCAAGCATCAGTCAACcagcgactaactgcggctgttgaagagatatttgggctgtttgaaagaacgatAGCAGAGTACGAAGAAGAGATTGATCGCCAACGCAGGCTGCTGGAAGATGTTCTGAAGCCTGAGATCCAGATCAACAAAGCAG agCCGGATGCTGATCTGAGGCATTTTGTAGAGCAGACTGTTGAGGACCATGGAGGAATGGACATGGAGGAAGAAGACCAGCTCAATGCAGAGCTCAGACAGGCTCAACTCATCGATGAGCAgcaggaggacgaggaggaggaagaggagggagaggtggagatggaCCCTGTTCCTCAGCCAGGGACAACATCACTGGG CCCTTCCACTGCAGGTCCTGTGCCAGCTAAAAAGCGTAAGCGCTTTGCGGACTCTTCCCCCTTCCCTTCGTATGATGAGCAGGATGTACAGGCACCGAAACCTCTGCCGTTTACTCCCCGCCGCCCACTTG GCTATCGTTTCTGA